In Thermodesulfobacteriota bacterium, the genomic stretch TCAAACCTCGGCAGCTTCTCTTCCGGCACAAGAAGCACAAAACAATATCATACGGTGTACCCTGCATGCCATTACGGCAGCTCTGGGAGGGGTTCAATCACTGCATGTAAACTCCTTTGATGAAGCGTTAGCCTTACCCACTGAAGAATCCCTCCGAATCTCTTTGAGGACACAGCAGATTATTGCACATGAAAGCGGTATCTGTGATACGATTGATCCACTGGGAGGGTCCTATCTGGTTGAAGACCTGACTAACAAGATTGAAAAGGAAGCGACTGATTTAATAAATAAGATAGAAGATATGGGAGGGGGCAGTATCTTAAATGGTGTTATCATAGGGATTAAGAGCGGGTTCCTGGCAAGAGAGGTAATGGAAACCGATCAAGCCAAGCTCAAGGCTATTGAGGCGGGTGAGAAGGTCGTTATAGGTCAAAATAAATTCAGGATACCAGACGAGGAGGAACCTAATGTAACCCTTATGAAGGTAGACCCTGAACTGGAGAATATCCAGATTACCAGGTTGATTGAAATGAAGAAGGAACGTGATAATACCAGGGTCAAAAAGCAGTTAGATAAGCTTCGAGAGGTGGCAAAGAGCGATGAAAACATGATGCCAACGATGATAGAAACCGTTAAGTCCCATGCATCGCTGGGAGAGATCGTTCAGACTCTGAAGGAGGTATTTGGGTTTTTCGACAGGGTTCAGATAATTTAGTTTAGTAAACGGAGGTAAGTCAAATATGAAATCAAAGGGTAGGATTCGGATACTCATCGCTAAACCGGGTCTGGACACACATGATAGAGGAGCAAAGATGATTGCCAGGGCATGCAAGGACGCTGGCATGGAAGTCATATATCTAAAGCCAAAGCACACAGTAGACAACATTATTTCCGCTGCTATTGAGGAAGATGTGGACATAATCGGCTTAAGTATTCTGTCAGGAACACATATGGAGATGTGTTCGGGCATGGTGGATAAGATGAAAAAACAGAACTTAAATCTCCCGATTATTCTGGGCGGTATTATACCAAAAAGTGATATCCCCCTCTTAAAACGGCTTGGCATAAAAGAGGTTTTCAGAAGCGGTGTTCATACAAATACGGTGGTAAGATGGATAGAAGATGAAGTAAAGGGAGGAAGGTAGAATATGCGTGATGACATTGAGAAGATCAGAAGGGAAAAGGACAAGTGGTTTTCTGAGAAATTTATGAAACAATTATCAGGTTTGGGGGTAGAGTCACCTCCTCTGAAAGGGGACAAATTGCCTTTATATACCCCCCTAGATGTGGAAAACAAGTACCTGGAAGATATTGGATTTCCTGGAGAGTTTCCGTACACCAGAGGGGTCTACCCAGGGATGTATCTTGACAAGTTATGGATAATGCGGCAGATTGCAGGTTACGGAACGGCAAGAGAGACTAATCAGAGGTTTAAATATTTGCTGGAAAACGGTGAAACCGGGGTTACTGCAGTATTTGATTTTCCCACAGTTATGGGATTGGATTCAGATAACCCCATGGCAGAGGGTGAAGTGGGTAGATGTGGAGTCCCTGTTGACTCTGTCGAAGATATGCGTATTCTCTTTGACGGTATTCCCATTGACAGGGTCCATGTGGCATTGCTATCCAGTTATCCCTCTTCTCCAGCCATCTTTGCAGCGTATATAGCTATGGCGATGGAAAAAGGTTTAGCCATAGATTCCTTAGCCGGGTCTATTCAAAATCATTTCCTGGCATTCTATACCGCTTTGCCAAAATGCGCTAAAATTCCGCCACGAGATGCAATAAGGATTGCGGTGGATACCTTTGAATATTGCAGCAGATATATGCCCAGGTGGACTCCAATAAATATTACCGCTCATGTGATAAGGGAATCTGGAGCTACCATGATTCAGGAGCTGAGTTATTGCCTGGCCAATGCCATGGCATACGTAGAAGCGGCACTGGAGAGAGGATTGGATGTAGACAGCTTTGGCCCCAAACTGGCATTTTATTTTACCGCTGGAATGAATCTTTTCGAGGAAGTTGCCAAATACAGGGCTGCAAGGAGACTATGGGCAAGGATCATGAAGGAGAAATACAATGCCCGAAACCCTGCATCCCAGATGATAAGGTTTCACGCTCAGGGATCCGCTTTCACTGTAACTGCTCAACAGCCCCTGAATAATCTTATCAGGTCCACCATCCAGACACTGGCAGCAGCGTTAGGAGGTGCCCAGTCAATAAATGTAAATCCATTTGACGAATCCCTTTCCATCCCAAGTGAAGAATCTGTGAGGCTTGCTTTGAGAACATCACAGATTGTTGCCTATGAAACTGGAATAACAGAGACCATCGATCCCCTGGGCGGTTCCTATTACGTAGAAACACTTACAAACAAAACCGAAGAGGAAGTCAGGCAACTGTTAAAGCTCATAGAGGAAATGGGAGACGGAAGTATGCTAAATGGTGTTATAAAGGGGATTGAAAGCGGCTATTTTCTGCGGGAAGTTTCAAAGGCAGCCTATGATTACAATAAGGAAGTTGAATCAGGGGAAAGGGTAGTTGTTGGTTTAAATAGTTATAAGGTTGAAGAAGATATTCCAATTGAATTGTTGACAGTGGATCCAGAGCTTGAAAAGATTCAAGTAGAAAATCTTAAAAAATTGAAGAGAAACAGAGATGAAAAAAAGGTACACGAGACCCTTGAGAAAGTGAAGGAAGGAGCAGGAGGAAAGGGAAATCTAATACCTTTAATGATAGAGGCTATTCGTGCAAATGCGACTGTAGGAGAGATAACAGATTCTATAGTTAATGTGTTCGGTCTCTATCAGCCGAAAAGTGGAGTTATATAAATAATAATATTTAAGAGGAGACCAGTCCAAGATGGAAGAAAAACTTAGAATTCTGATCGCAAAACCCGGCTTAGACACCCACGAGAGGGGAGCAAAAATAATTTCGAGGACGCTGATAGAAGCTGGAATGGAAGTTATATACATGGCACAGATAAATTTAACTATTCCTCAAATTATTTCCTGCGCCATAGAAGAGGACGTTAACCTGATTGGTTTAAGCATACTTTCTGGTGCTCATCTGTCTATATGCCGCAATATAATAGACGAAATGAAGAAAAGAAATATAGATGATATGCCTGTTATTGTTGGTGGAGTCATCCCCAGACACGACGTACCAAAGTTAAAAGAAATGGGTATTCGGGAGGTTTTTGGTCCTGGGATACCAACCGAGACCGTCGTTGAATATGTAAAAGCACTTCAAGGTTGAATGTAGCGGTACAAAGGAAATTTTTGCTGGTAGAAGGTTAACTATAGATAGAGGACAGTTGGGAAAGTTTGGAGGTGATTGAACTGATGGCAAAGGGTGAAATAGTGGTAGACGAGACGTACTGTCGGGGATGCGGATACTGTAGAGATTTTTGCCCCAAGAAATGTATAATCCTACCCGAGGATAACTTTACACCGCAGGGTTACCGGCTTTTCTGTTTTGTCAATCCTGAAGACTGTAATGGTTGTGGTATATGCAGCTTTATGTGCCCTCACCATGCAATAGAGGTTTATAAATATGTTCAGTAATTAAATAGGCGATCCTGAAAAATTTCCTTTTCCGCTTTCTGGAGCAGGTTTTTTGACCCATCTATTACTTGCTCCAGGCATTTTCAGAAACTCGCCCTTCGGGCTCAAACACCTGAAAATGCTTATCTTCCGCTTCGTCAAGATGGGTACCCCCAAAAAATCCTGCTCATGTTCGCTCCAAAAGAAATTTTTCATTTTTCAGGGTAGAGTAAATAGGTGGTGGTAAAAAGTTGGTTATTGGGAATGATGGTAAATTGAAGATTACGAAACAAATCATATCAGCAATCCAACTACGTACAGGAGGAAACAATGGGAGAACGCTTGTTTGTGATTGGTAATGAGGCGATTGGTTGGGGCGCGCTGAACGCAGGATGTGATGCCTATATAGGGTATCCCATAACCCCTCAGAATGAAACTACAGAGTGGTTTGCCGGAGAGTTTCCAAAGAGGGGTAAGGTCTTTATCCAATCCCAGTCCGAGGTTGGCTCCATAAATATCCTTTTTGGTGCTGTTGCAACGGGGCATCGAGCTATGACTTCTACATCGGGGCCCGGATGGGGTCTGATGCAAGAGGGCATGTCTCATCTCTCAAACGGCGAAATGCCCTGTATTATATCCCTGGTTCAAAGGGGGGGGCCTGGAGCAGGCACTACAAGGCATGGCCAGATGGACTATCTTTCAGCTACGTGGGGAGGAGGCAATGGAGGGTATAAGAACATTGTTCTGACTCCTGCTTCTGTTCAGGAGACCCATGATTTTGTTCAGCTTGCGTTTTATCTGGCAGATAAGTACCGTAATCCGGTAATCGTGATGACCGATGGTCTTTTAGGACAGATGGCAGAGCCCCTGGAATTGAAAGTTCTTGATTTTGGCCCCGTTCCTGAAAAGGATTGGGCAGTTCGGGGACGGGCGAATCAACCGGATGGCATACGGAGGGTGGTAAACGTTATGCAAGGTCTCATACCGAGTCCACCGCACCCACCGTATACCGGTTTCTCAGATCTCTTAAAAGTCCTTAATGAAAAGTACGAGAGAATGAAAGAATCTGAAGTCAGGTATGAGACTTATTTGATAGATGATGCAGATCTGATTATTGTGGCATATGGGTATACAGCAAGGGTATCAAAGGAGGCTCTCAAAGCAGCCAGAAAAGATGGCTTCAGGGTTGGTATGATAAGGCCCTTGGCAGTGTGGCCTTTCCCCTATCAAATTGTAAGAGAAATGGCTTCTAAAGGGTGCCGATTTCTTGTGGTTGAGGACAGCCTGGGACAATTAGTTGAGGATGTCAGGATCGGTGCTCAGGGAAAGGCAGACGTCCATCTTCTCGGGGCATTGGCCCGCCATGACCCCGGAGATGGGGGGATGATCCTTCCCGATACGGTCATTAATGAGATATACAGGCTTATGAACAGATAAATTCTCTATAGGAGGTCTGGCAATTGAAAAAAAAGTTAGTTTCAGGATTACCTAAGCTGTGGGTACGCCATCCGGCAGAGAGGTTGGAGTGCCCTGGGTGTCAATATCCTATAATAACACGCATAGTGTATGACGTGATAGATGAACTTGGGATAGAGGGGAACACGATATTGGTCAATAGCTCTGCCTGCGGATTCGCTGTTATTCTGACCACTTCCACAGATTGTGTGCATGCCAATCACGGACAGGGTATAGATGCAGCTTGCGGAGTAAAGGCGCTCCTGCCGGATTCTCTCGTTGTTTGCTTCGGAGGAGACGGAGATGTTGCGGCGATTGGAGCTGGTGCGTTCGTCAATGCTGCGCAAAGGGCTGATAAATTTACTGTAATCATGGTAAACAATGGCCATTTCGCAATGACAGGGGGCCAATTGGCGCCTACAACCTTAATGGGGCAGATTACGACTACCACCCCTGAAGGACGTGGACCGAATATGGGTTATCCTGCCCGTATGCCGGAGATGATCGCTACGGTTCAGGGTGTTGCTTACTCTGCGAGGGGTGCCGCTAATACCCCTGCTAATTATTTGAAGACCAGGAAATATGTAAAAACTGCTTTTGAGAAACAGCTTGATAATATTGGTTTCAGTTTTGTAGAGTTTCTATCAGCATGTCCTACGGGATGGCGTATGACTCCTCAGGAAAGTATAAGATGGATAGAAGAAAAGATGATACCCGCACTCCCTCTCGGAGAATTTAAGAATGTTGACAGGCTTGACTGAGATTGATTACTTAAAAAAATATTTTGGGGGGAAATAAATTATGGGGCAAGAAACAAATAAACGGGCTGATTTGATAATTGCAGGTCTGGGGGGGCAGGGCATTCTTATGGGTGGAATGATTTTGGCGGCTGCAGCAATGTCTCAGTATAGAAACTCCCTCTGGCTTCCTTCTTATTCCAGTAGGGTCAGAGGTGGTCCCAGTGAATGTACTGTTGTATTCTCAGATGATGATATAGATTCTCCAGTGCTATCCAGGGCAGACGTAATCATCCTTGTAGACCCTCCCCAACTCAAACTCTTTGAGAAAAGGGTAAATGCCGGTGGATATTTTATCGTGGAGAGTACCGGGTTAAATGATACCTTAGAAAGAAAGGATATCAGGATGGTAACGGTTCCTGCCCTCAATATGGCAGTGGCTATGGGGGACAGGAGGACATCGAATATGATCCTTCTTGGGGTTTACATCGGGATAACAAAAAGCATCTCCGTACATTTTGTTGAAGAGGAGTTAGAAAAGAAATTTGGCAGAAAAGAGAAAGTTCTTTCATTGAACCTTGGTGCGTTTAAAAAGGGATTTGAAGAAGCAGCCAGATTTGTAGGATAGAATGTGCTTTTTGGTTAGAAGATCAGCTTGAAAATAAGCTGGATGGATTGTAAGGACGAGTAAAAAATCGTAGACAAGGAGGTATGGTTATGAAAAGAAAGGAAAGGTTTTTTGTGCTGGGAATTATTGTATTTTTTTTAATAACTCTTATGGCATCTTCAAGTCCTGCAGAATCGACAAGAGGGATAACTGACAATACAATACAAGTAGGTGCTATTTTTGACATTACAGGGCCACTGGCAGGTATATTTGTTCCTGTCTCGGATGGAATCAGGACATATACGAGACATGTGAATGATCAAGGGGGAATTAATGGAAGGAAAATCAAGTTAATTCTCGAAGATGACCGCTACAGCATCCCTCTGGCTGTGGCATCATTCAAAAAACTGTTATTCAGGGATAAGATAATGGCGCTTTTAGGGCCAGGGTCTACTGGAGAAACAAGTGTTTTGCTGAGGCACATAATGGAACAAAAGCTCCCCACAATCCCTGTTGCTGCGGATGAACAACTCGTTGACAAAAGGTACACTTTCGTAGCTACAGATTCTTACGATAACCAGGTAGGAATCATCTTTGAGTGGATAGTTGAGGAATCAAAGCCTACGAAACCCAAGATAGCATGTCTTGTTCTTGATATTGGTGCTAAGGTACAGTTCTTGAAAGCCGTTAAGAAGTGGTCTGAATTTTTTGGCCTGGATATTCCGATTATTATGACTACATTGGGTGCTATGGACCTCACTTCCGAGATATTGCTGATAAAAAAGGAAAAACCGGATTATGTAATACCGCTTACCGGTGTTGACACAATAATTAAGTTCATTAGAGATTCAAAAAAACTCGGGCTTGATACCAAAGTATGTGCAACATATACAGGAATCAACGAGGATGTTGTCAAAGGTGCTAAAGAGTTAGCGGATAGGGCATTTGGAGCCCATTTCTACAGTTCCTGGTACGATGATACACCGGGAATGGCTGAACTGAGAAAGACAACGCTTAAGTATTATCCCGGGACAGAAAAACCCTGGAGATCTAAAAACTATACTGTCGGCTGGATGCTGGCAACACTCCTTTATGAAGGGATGAAGAGGGCGGGCAAAGACCTGGATAATGAGAAACTCGTAGAAGGATTAGAAACCCTGAAAGATTTTGATACGAAAGGGATAGGTGCTCCAATTACCTACACCCCGAAAAACCATGCAGGAATTAAAGCCAACAAAATCTACAGAGGTGATCCAGCAACAGGAAAAGTTATTCCTATTAGTGGCTGGAGAAGCGCTCCAAAAATCAAATAGAGTCTGGGTTACTTATTCTGGAAGATTTTCTGACATAAAAGAGAAACCAGGGGAATACTATGTACACCCCTTTTCCAACATTTCTGCATTTTTCTCTGCATTTTTTTCTTGACAATAGTTTAGCATTAGTATACATGGAACCTCTATGAACGATTTTGACGAGAAAGAAATTTGTGCCAGAATCAAAAAAGTCCGGGTATCACAGAATATAACTATAGAGAAGTTGGCGTCACTAACGAAGTTCACTAAAGGTTATATTTCTCAAATGGAGAACTCAGAAAAGGCCCCACCTATATCTACTCTTGTAAGAATCGCTGCAGCATTAAATATAGACCCCATTTTTCTCCTTACCGGAGAAGAAAAAAAAGACGAAGATGTGAAATTTGAACTGATCAAAAAAAATGAGAGAAAAGAAATAGGGTCTAGAGGTGAATCTCTTGGGTATTTATATGAATCATTAGCATATCGGTCTTTCGGGAAACAGATGGAACCTACCCTGATTACAGTATATGATAAAACGGGTGAGTTACAGCATGAGGGTGAAGAGTTTGCTTATGTTCTAGAAGGAAAAGCAAAGTTCTATCATGGTAATAAAACTTATGTTGTTTTGGAAGAAGGAGATAGCATGTATTTTGATTCTGGTGTTACCCACTGGTGTGAAAGAATCGGGAGCAAACCATTCAAAGTGGTTTCAGTGATGTTACTCAAAAAAAGAACCTAATAATTTTTTTTGCCCAGTTGGTTTAGTAATGTTAAACAAAAGTCTTTGTTAGTTTAGAAAAATTAATATTTTCCTTTGCATCAAAAGGGATAAAATAAAAAAAGGGGGGGGTGATCTCTCAAAATAAACCGAACTGTTTAAAGGTTTCAAAGATTAATGGGTGGCTTACTATAATGTTTCCCGTTAAGTCTCTTTTCCTCAACCTCATACTACGTTCCAATCCTCATCGTGTTATATTCCATTTACGAATGCTTTAAGATTATCGAGTTACTGTTACCCAACCCAATTCAATTGAAACAATGTACCAGCAATTTAAAGTGAATAGCCCGGTATCGTTTATGGGGAAAAAGTCACTTTAAGTCTTGAAAGGAGGTGGATTTTGTTCTTCAGGAATTTTTAATGGACAAAGGAAATATCTGATTGGTTGTATTTCAAAGCTATTAAAAGGAGGGCAAAATGGAAAGAGAAGTCACAGTAATAGGATCAGATGCTGGCGGCACAATGACCGATATGTTCGTGATTGACAAAGTGGGTGACTTTGCCGTGGGGAAAGCAGCCACCACTCCGCACAACGAATCAATAGGTTTCTGGGGCTCGCTGGCAGACGCTTTTGAGGACTGGAACCTGGATTGGAACAAGATTTCTAAAGAAACCCTAGACAAGGTATTAGCGATTGTATATTCCGGCACAGCAATGCTCAATACCCTTATAACCAGGACAGGAAAGGTTACAGGCATCATTTGTACGAAGGGTTTTGAAGATACCTTGATTCACGAGAGAGGATGCGGGATACATGCGGGTTATAGTTACCAGGATAAGGTACACAAGCAGGCTCATCATCACAACGAGCCATTCGTTCCAAAGAAACTCATCAGAGGCGTAACTGAAAGAACATCTATCTTCGGAGAAATCCCTATCCCTCTCTATGAGAGCGAGGTGCGCAAAGCGGGAGCCGAACTTCTCGATAAAGGCGTCGAAGCAATCGTTATCTGGTTTTTATGTTCTTACCTCAATCCCTCCAATGAGAAAAGGGCGGCAGAGATTGTGAGGGAGGTTATGAAAGAAAAGAATAAGGAAGTACCTCTTTACCTTAGTGGTGAATTGGCACCAATAGCCAGGGAAGTATCCCGGTTAAATGCTGTTATCCTCCAAGCATACGGGGCGGAACCGGGAAGGGAGCACCTCCTTGAAATAGAAAGGAAACTTTACGAAAACAATTATAAAAACCCCTTGCAGATAGTGCTGGCTGATGGTGGCATCGCCAACATAACCTATCCAGCGTTGTACAAGGCCTGTTTTTCAGGACCTATCGGAGGGCTTCTGGGAGGTAAATACGTCTCACAAGTAATGGATATGCCCAATCTGGTTTGCAGCGATATGGGAGGCACCAGTTTCGATGTGGGCCTGATCATGGGTGGAGAAACAATCCTCTTGCGTGAGGTAGAACTAGGTAGAACCGTTTTAAATATCCCCACGATGGTGATGGACTCAATCGGGGCTGGATGCGGCATGTACGTTACGATTGATCCGGAGTCGAAAAGAGTGGAGATCGGTCCGGGTAGTGCAGGTTCAGATCCAGGGCCTGTTTGTTACGACATGGGAAACTACACTCCTACTGTCATGGATTGTGTTGTTATTCTGGGATTATTGAACCCGGATTACTACCTTGGGGGGAAGCTGAAGTTAAAGAAGGATCTTGCATTGAAGGCCGTAAAGGAAAAATGTTCAGATGTTTTGGGGGTTGACCCATATGATTTTTCGGAGGGGGTTCTCACTCTAATTAATGATCGTATGAATAGACATATCAACACCGTTCTTTCGGTAAGAGGTTATTCACCGGCAGATTACTATCTCATCGGTTATGGTGGTGCAGGGCCTTTATTCCTTGGGGGCTACGCAGGGGATATGCCGTTTAAAGGGGTTTTTACCGTGCCCTGGGCTGCCGCATTCTCAGCGTTTGGCTGCACTGTGGTTGATTACGTTCACAGGTATCAAAAGTCTACCCTTGTTCAGATCCCTCCCGGTGCAGATGAACAGACCAAAATGTTCATGGGTTCGATAATTAATTCTGGATGGCAGGAACTTGAGGAGAAAGCGATAAGAGAGATGAAGGAAGAAGGTTTCAAAGAGGAGCAGGTTACGTTTTCTCAGATCGCCTATGTTCGATATTTTGGACAGATGGAGGATCTGGAGGTCAAGTCCCCTGTAAAAAGGATTGAATCAGCGCAAGACATGGATAAGCTGATAAATGCCTTTGAAGAGATGTATTCCAGGGTATACGTCCATGGGGCACGACACCCCGAAGCAGGGTACCAGGTTTTAGAACTGGGGCTGATCTGTTCAAGTCCAAAACCCAAACCGGAACTGAGGAAGTTCAAACTGGAAGACAAGAAACCATCACTCGATGCATATAAGGGAGAGCGGGAAGTTTACGTGAGTGGTAAGTGGGAAAAAGCTGCATTATATGAAATGGACAGACTACTACCCGGTAACGAGGTTAAGGGCTTAGCGATAATCGAGGCCCCTGCAACAACGCTGCCCGTGCCCGAAGGGAAAAAGGTAGTAATAGATGAATACCGACGGTACTGGCTAAGAAAGGCTTGAAAAACAGAGGGGATAGGACAGCCGGACCAGAGTTTAGATTGGATTATAAGAAGGAGGTTTAAAATGGAGACAATAGCAAAAAAACAAGAGGGAATATGCTGGAAAGGAAGGAAATTAAAAGACCTGCTCGGGGAAAGCGAGAGGCTCTATGAGGAGACGGGGTGCTATTATGGTTTGGAGAAATTGAAGTTACATGAAGATGACCCGCTTAAACTAGAGTTGCTTTTTTCCCGCTTGCTGGCAGCTACTGTAGCCGGGAGGGAGGCAACACGCATGATCTCAGGGTCGCCTCTCGTCAGGGAGGTAGCTGAGCTGGCAACAGCACTTTATACGGCGGAGGGGGACTGTGTGCTTCAGTCTACTGGCATCATTATCCACATTCCCCTCATGGGACAGGTAATAAAATATATGATCAGTCAGAATTATGAGGAAGTGGAAGGTATTAATGAGGGAGACATATTTACGAGTAATGATAACGCCATAGCCGGGATGCATCCACCAGATGTGTATGATATCTGTCCGATTTTCTGGCAGGGTAAGCTGATCGCATGGGCAGCAACAGTAATCATGGAGGCTGAGTTGGGCGCGATCTCACCGGGGTGCATGCCCTCGGCGGCTACGGAGAGGTTCGTAGACGGACTCAGATTCTCTGCGGAGAAGACCGGCGTCAATGATGAGTTTCTCCCATCGGTGATACGGCGTATTCGCTTCAGTACGCGTCTTCCCGATCTTTTCATACTTGATCGGAAAGGTGCCCTGGGCGCCAATGTAAAAGTCAGAGAGGAGATTAAAGAGGTGGCCCAGGAGTTTGGTGTAGAGTACTTCCTGGAAGGGGCAAGGGAAATTATCGAGATGGAGAGGAGAGCACAGCTCAATAGAGTACGAACAAGGACTGTGCCAGGTAAGCTTCATTCTCCTGTTGCATTCGAGAACTACATGACTAGGACATTTGTTCCTCCTCATCACGCCATTGACCAGGTAACACTGGTACCCATGGATTTTTTCATTAAGCCTGACGGTAAATACTTTCTTGATTTGGATGGTGCAGGCCCGTGGGGCTGGCATCCAAGCAATACTACGCCGTCTTCAATGACAGGGGCCATGTGTTTGGCTCTCACTCAGACGATTGCATACACAGGCAGTGCCAATCACGGAACGATTCTGTGTGCAGACATGAACTTACCATACGATACGTATGTCAACCCGAGTTCACCCAATATCGCCACTCAAAACCTATTCAGTTTCCCTATAAATGGCGGAAGTGTTTGGATCGGATTGCAGTCGAGGGCTTTCTTTTCCAGAGGTTTCGTTGAAGAGTGCATGGTGGGGTCTCCTGGGACTGCCCTTTACTCGATGGCAGGAAAAGATCACATGGGCAATGATTTTGGGTTTCTCATGACCGATGTGGCAGGAACACATGGAAGCGGCGCTTTTGCCATCAGGGATGGATTCAGTTCTTACGCCATATGGCAGCCGGTAACTGACATGGGCAATTGTGAAATCTGGGAACTGATACTCCCACTCATCTGGACAGGGAGGAACTTGCTGCCTGATGGATGCGGATGGGGAAAATACCGTTCCGGATTTGCGATTGTCGGAAACTGGATGATATACAAAACCCCTCTCCTTGTCTTTGATTGCACCCCTGTGGTAATGGCAGACAAGATTTACCCGAACACCGGCACACACGGAGGCTATCCCGCAGTGGGTCCGTTTTACAAGCTGGTCACCAATGCAAATACCGACGAGCTAATCAAGGAGATGAAACCTTTGGCTCACGGAATGGGTTATCCGGGCAAAGGCGATATCGAAGAGAACATAAAAGGTAAATTCGCTCTCGAGACTTCTAGGGGCGTCACGATGAAGGATGTCAGCAAACACGGTGACTGGATTCAGCTAAGCTATGGGAGTCAGGGAGGAGGATTCGGCGATCCTATAAAGAGGGACGTCAAGTTGATCAAAAGGGATCTGGACAATAGGTTAATAACTATCGATGCGTGTCGCAAGATTCACTGCGCCGAAGCCAACTATGATCGGACCAGAGATGAGTGGATAATTGACGACAAAAAGACGGAGCAACTGAGGAAGGAGAAGATACGGGCAAGGTTGAAGAAGGGTATTCCTGTAAAAGAATGGTATAAGAACCGCAGAAAGGACATCCTACAAAAGAATATGCCAGACCTCATCAAAACTATGTACAACGGTTCTCTGGAAAAAGGGAAGAGATGGCCAGGTGAATTCAGGGCATTCTGGGGTTTACCGGAGAATTTTACTTTCTAGATAACTAAAAGGAAGGAGGAGTGTTCATGACTACATATCCGAAAGAGACTATAAAACTCTTAATTGATGGTAACCTTCCATGGGACCAGACTAAGGGCATTGTTTCAGACCACAAAGATGAAGATCGTTTTGACAAATACGTGGAAGTCCTTCAGGAACAGGTATCGTGGAAAGACAAAATCCTGCTCAGATTGAGTGATGATTTATTTATTGTGGAAAAGGGCAATGACAGGCTTGTAAAATGCCGGTGCGGCCACGAGTATGGCGATTACAGAGAAAACTGGAAGCTCAATGCATTGATTCATGTACGAGAAACGAAGAAAGAGTTAGATGAGCTGTACCCGTATCCAAGCCAACCAGACCCCAAAATGTGCGAGGTGAGGGAGTTCTGTTGCCCGGGCTGCGGAACGCAACTGGAAGTGGAGAC encodes the following:
- a CDS encoding acetone carboxylase subunit gamma; the encoded protein is MTTYPKETIKLLIDGNLPWDQTKGIVSDHKDEDRFDKYVEVLQEQVSWKDKILLRLSDDLFIVEKGNDRLVKCRCGHEYGDYRENWKLNALIHVRETKKELDELYPYPSQPDPKMCEVREFCCPGCGTQLEVETVPFGYPLVFDFLPDLDTFYREWLGKPLKTSKEFKDLTYDVVKKWAEK
- a CDS encoding hydantoinase B/oxoprolinase family protein; its protein translation is METIAKKQEGICWKGRKLKDLLGESERLYEETGCYYGLEKLKLHEDDPLKLELLFSRLLAATVAGREATRMISGSPLVREVAELATALYTAEGDCVLQSTGIIIHIPLMGQVIKYMISQNYEEVEGINEGDIFTSNDNAIAGMHPPDVYDICPIFWQGKLIAWAATVIMEAELGAISPGCMPSAATERFVDGLRFSAEKTGVNDEFLPSVIRRIRFSTRLPDLFILDRKGALGANVKVREEIKEVAQEFGVEYFLEGAREIIEMERRAQLNRVRTRTVPGKLHSPVAFENYMTRTFVPPHHAIDQVTLVPMDFFIKPDGKYFLDLDGAGPWGWHPSNTTPSSMTGAMCLALTQTIAYTGSANHGTILCADMNLPYDTYVNPSSPNIATQNLFSFPINGGSVWIGLQSRAFFSRGFVEECMVGSPGTALYSMAGKDHMGNDFGFLMTDVAGTHGSGAFAIRDGFSSYAIWQPVTDMGNCEIWELILPLIWTGRNLLPDGCGWGKYRSGFAIVGNWMIYKTPLLVFDCTPVVMADKIYPNTGTHGGYPAVGPFYKLVTNANTDELIKEMKPLAHGMGYPGKGDIEENIKGKFALETSRGVTMKDVSKHGDWIQLSYGSQGGGFGDPIKRDVKLIKRDLDNRLITIDACRKIHCAEANYDRTRDEWIIDDKKTEQLRKEKIRARLKKGIPVKEWYKNRRKDILQKNMPDLIKTMYNGSLEKGKRWPGEFRAFWGLPENFTF